In a single window of the Flavobacterium sp. W4I14 genome:
- a CDS encoding hypothetical protein (product_source=Hypo-rule applied; cath_funfam=2.40.160.20; cleavage_site_network=SignalP-noTM; pfam=PF13505; smart=SM00869; superfamily=56925) translates to MKKQLLVTAMAVGISLCGFAQTKGTNALSFGVNSNTNKLSGNNYENKVKNNAFTLGYGYFFKDNNKIGLDLTYGINKNTYANDNTNNQEQKSYGGNLSYQHYFPLVKTLFAYAGGRASYTRSKSNSQYTNTYPQVTSYTSNQYAIGAYGGITWFVSKRFALETSLLSADIAYGKTEQNELSANNTFTKSEYTSFNLSSQGFINNLGFKIYILF, encoded by the coding sequence ATGAAAAAACAATTATTAGTTACAGCTATGGCTGTGGGTATCTCCCTATGCGGTTTCGCGCAAACAAAAGGAACAAACGCTTTAAGCTTTGGCGTTAATTCTAACACAAACAAACTCTCAGGAAACAATTATGAAAACAAAGTAAAAAACAATGCTTTTACATTGGGATATGGCTATTTTTTTAAAGACAACAATAAGATTGGGTTAGATTTGACTTATGGAATAAATAAAAATACCTATGCGAACGACAATACGAATAACCAAGAGCAAAAAAGCTATGGTGGCAACTTAAGTTATCAGCACTATTTCCCTCTTGTAAAAACCTTATTTGCCTATGCCGGTGGAAGAGCCAGCTATACACGCAGTAAAAGTAACAGCCAATACACTAACACCTACCCACAAGTAACAAGTTATACTTCCAACCAATATGCTATTGGTGCTTATGGTGGCATTACCTGGTTTGTTTCTAAAAGATTTGCATTAGAAACAAGTTTATTATCTGCAGATATTGCCTACGGCAAAACAGAACAAAATGAGCTTAGTGCCAATAACACTTTTACCAAAAGCGAATATACTTCATTCAATTTAAGCAGTCAGGGATTTATCAATAACCTTGGCTTTAAGATTTATATCCTTTTTTAA
- a CDS encoding hypothetical protein (product_source=Hypo-rule applied; cath_funfam=2.30.29.30) encodes MRNIFTKILSLSSQANAQLFRGKIEYCSSVFPSEDGKIKSIGNIKFEYNNSGAQKNVGKVKSITNENDDSEAEDALDTYYFIERLNCQ; translated from the coding sequence ATGAGAAATATATTCACCAAAATTTTAAGCCTTTCCAGCCAGGCAAATGCTCAGCTCTTTCGTGGTAAAATAGAATATTGCAGCAGCGTATTCCCTTCTGAAGATGGAAAAATTAAATCAATAGGTAATATCAAATTTGAGTACAATAACAGTGGCGCTCAAAAAAATGTTGGTAAAGTAAAATCAATCACTAATGAAAATGATGATTCAGAGGCGGAAGACGCATTGGATACCTATTATTTTATTGAAAGACTTAACTGTCAATAA
- a CDS encoding hypothetical protein (product_source=Hypo-rule applied; cleavage_site_network=SignalP-noTM; superfamily=56925), whose translation MKPKLIIMALLCAVSWHCYAQTEKGTGFVGGSLSFGTSKQNNSSASLNTFTLTPRGGYFLAKNFAIGLEIPLSLSKLRGETYIAWNDEYGYYEEQRGVKEFSLGISPFVRKYIDVKERFKFFMQANLLLQINTFNRIDDEGYLIRTDAKIKGWGASISPGFTYFVSKHAALEFSVPIVTFFHQNYYAEESLYNYDKTNNLRLALQNFTPTVTFNYHF comes from the coding sequence ATGAAACCTAAATTAATCATCATGGCGCTGCTATGCGCCGTCAGTTGGCATTGCTATGCCCAAACTGAAAAAGGAACCGGCTTTGTTGGCGGAAGCCTGAGTTTTGGAACTTCCAAACAAAATAATTCATCGGCTAGTTTGAACACATTTACATTAACACCCAGGGGAGGTTATTTCTTAGCTAAAAATTTTGCAATAGGCTTAGAAATCCCTTTAAGTCTATCAAAGCTTAGGGGCGAAACTTATATCGCGTGGAACGACGAATATGGATATTACGAAGAACAGCGCGGGGTAAAGGAATTTAGTCTTGGCATCTCTCCTTTCGTACGTAAATATATTGATGTTAAAGAGCGCTTCAAGTTTTTTATGCAAGCTAATCTGCTCCTTCAAATCAACACCTTTAACAGGATCGATGATGAAGGTTACCTGATCAGAACTGATGCCAAAATAAAGGGATGGGGAGCAAGTATAAGCCCCGGTTTTACCTATTTCGTATCGAAACATGCAGCATTAGAGTTTTCGGTACCTATAGTAACCTTCTTTCATCAAAACTATTATGCTGAAGAATCGCTGTATAATTACGACAAAACCAATAATTTAAGGCTGGCACTTCAGAATTTTACTCCAACTGTTACTTTCAACTACCATTTTTAA
- a CDS encoding ATP-dependent Clp protease ATP-binding subunit ClpB (product_source=KO:K03695; cath_funfam=1.10.1780.10,1.10.8.60,3.40.50.300; cog=COG0542; ko=KO:K03695; pfam=PF00004,PF02861,PF07724,PF10431,PF17871; smart=SM00382,SM01086; superfamily=52540,81923; tigrfam=TIGR03346), with product MNFNNFTIKAQEAVQQASEIAQGNQQQAIETAHLLKGLLTVDENVVSYVLKKLNVNLNSLNQNLDAEIAKFPKVSGSNVYLSSNANSALQKAQTFLKEFKDEFVSVEHLLLGILAVNDSTSKLLKEQGVNEKDLKKAIVELRGDNRVTDQNAEATYQALSKYARNLNEYAESGKLDPVIGRDEEIRRVIQILSRRTKNNPILIGEPGVGKTAIAEGIAFRIIKGDVPENLKSKVVYSLDMGSLIAGAKYKGEFEERLKAVVKEVTQSDGEIVLFIDEIHTLVGAGGGEGAMDAANILKPALARGELRAIGATTLDEYQKYLEKDKALERRFQKVMVEEPDTQDAISILRGLKERYETHHKVRIKDEAIIAAVEMSQRYISDRFLPDKAIDLMDEAASKLRMEMDSVPENVDALDREIMRLEIEREAIKREKDDRKVKELSEEIANLSAERDEFKAKWQGEKDLVDAVNNELEQIEHYKLEAEQAERAGDYGKVAEIRYGKIKEAQDKVEKLKADLESQQSDSRMLKEEVTADDIAGVVGRWTGIPVTKLIASEREKLLHLEEELHQRVAGQDEAIEAISDAIRRSRAGLQDKRKPIGSFIFLGTTGVGKTELAKALAEFLFNDENALTRIDMSEYQERHAVSRLIGAPPGYVGYDEGGQLTEAVRRKPYSVVLLDEIEKAHPDVFNILLQVLDDGRLTDNKGRTVNFKNTIIIMTSNIGAHLIQDNFKNLIDENREEIIAKTKNELFEVLKQTIRPEFLNRIDELIMFTPLNRSEIRNIVSLQFKHVQQTLAEMGIEMDASDEALDWLAQLGYDPQFGARPLKRVIQKRILNELSKEILAGKIDKDSKIKLDMFDHNFVFLNQKTD from the coding sequence ATGAACTTCAACAATTTTACTATAAAAGCCCAGGAAGCAGTTCAACAGGCTTCTGAAATAGCCCAAGGCAATCAGCAACAGGCTATTGAAACGGCACACCTGCTTAAAGGTTTGCTTACTGTTGATGAAAACGTGGTTTCTTATGTTTTAAAGAAACTGAACGTTAACCTAAATTCACTAAATCAAAACTTAGATGCAGAGATTGCCAAGTTCCCGAAAGTGAGCGGAAGCAATGTCTATCTGTCATCTAATGCCAATAGCGCCCTGCAGAAAGCGCAAACATTTTTAAAAGAATTTAAAGATGAATTCGTCTCTGTAGAGCATTTATTGTTAGGCATTTTAGCCGTTAACGATAGCACTTCGAAATTATTAAAAGAACAGGGCGTTAACGAAAAGGACCTTAAAAAGGCCATTGTAGAATTGCGTGGCGATAACCGGGTAACGGATCAAAATGCAGAAGCTACTTACCAGGCCTTAAGCAAATATGCAAGAAATTTAAACGAATATGCCGAGAGTGGAAAGCTCGATCCTGTGATCGGTCGCGATGAAGAAATCCGTCGGGTGATCCAGATTTTATCACGCAGAACTAAGAACAACCCTATTTTAATTGGCGAACCAGGCGTAGGTAAAACAGCCATTGCAGAGGGTATTGCCTTTAGGATTATTAAAGGTGATGTACCTGAAAATTTAAAAAGCAAAGTGGTTTATTCCCTTGATATGGGTTCGCTTATTGCAGGTGCAAAATATAAAGGTGAGTTCGAAGAACGTTTAAAAGCTGTGGTTAAAGAAGTTACCCAGAGCGATGGCGAAATCGTACTGTTTATTGACGAGATCCATACTTTGGTAGGTGCTGGTGGCGGCGAAGGTGCAATGGATGCGGCAAACATTTTAAAACCTGCCCTTGCCCGTGGAGAATTGCGCGCCATTGGTGCAACAACTTTAGATGAATATCAAAAATATTTAGAAAAGGATAAAGCACTAGAGCGTCGTTTCCAAAAAGTAATGGTTGAAGAACCTGACACACAGGATGCCATTTCTATCCTCCGTGGGTTAAAAGAACGTTATGAAACACACCATAAAGTAAGGATTAAAGATGAAGCAATTATCGCAGCTGTAGAAATGAGTCAGCGGTATATTTCAGACCGTTTCTTGCCAGATAAAGCCATCGATTTAATGGACGAAGCTGCATCTAAATTACGTATGGAGATGGATAGTGTGCCAGAAAATGTGGATGCTTTAGACCGTGAAATTATGCGTTTGGAGATAGAGCGCGAAGCCATAAAGCGTGAAAAAGACGACAGGAAGGTTAAAGAACTTTCAGAAGAAATTGCCAACCTATCAGCCGAACGTGATGAATTTAAAGCCAAATGGCAAGGCGAGAAAGACCTGGTAGATGCGGTAAACAACGAGTTAGAGCAGATTGAGCATTATAAATTAGAAGCCGAACAGGCAGAACGTGCAGGCGATTACGGTAAAGTAGCCGAAATCCGTTACGGAAAAATTAAAGAGGCACAGGATAAAGTTGAAAAACTTAAAGCCGATTTAGAAAGCCAGCAAAGCGATAGCCGCATGCTTAAGGAAGAAGTTACAGCTGATGATATTGCAGGCGTAGTTGGCCGTTGGACAGGCATTCCGGTTACTAAACTGATTGCCAGTGAGCGCGAAAAATTACTTCATTTAGAAGAGGAATTACACCAGCGTGTGGCTGGTCAGGATGAAGCAATCGAAGCCATTTCTGATGCGATCCGTCGTTCGCGCGCGGGCTTGCAGGATAAACGCAAACCAATCGGCTCTTTCATCTTTTTAGGTACAACCGGAGTAGGTAAAACCGAGCTTGCAAAAGCATTGGCAGAATTTTTATTCAACGATGAAAATGCGTTAACACGTATCGATATGAGTGAATATCAGGAACGTCATGCCGTATCGCGTTTAATTGGAGCGCCTCCGGGATATGTTGGTTACGATGAAGGCGGACAGTTAACTGAAGCCGTTAGACGTAAGCCTTATTCTGTGGTATTGCTTGATGAGATTGAAAAAGCACATCCTGATGTATTTAATATCCTGTTGCAGGTATTGGATGATGGCCGTTTAACTGACAATAAAGGAAGGACGGTGAATTTCAAAAACACCATCATCATCATGACTTCTAATATTGGTGCGCATTTAATTCAGGATAACTTCAAAAACTTAATTGATGAAAACCGCGAGGAAATAATTGCCAAAACCAAAAACGAATTGTTCGAGGTATTAAAACAAACCATTCGTCCGGAGTTTTTGAACAGGATTGATGAGCTGATTATGTTTACACCGTTAAACCGCAGCGAAATCAGAAACATTGTAAGCTTGCAGTTTAAACATGTACAGCAAACACTCGCCGAAATGGGTATCGAAATGGATGCCAGTGATGAAGCTTTAGATTGGTTGGCACAATTGGGTTACGATCCGCAGTTTGGTGCCAGACCATTAAAAAGGGTTATCCAAAAAAGAATCCTAAATGAACTGTCGAAAGAGATATTGGCGGGTAAGATAGATAAAGACAGCAAAATTAAGCTGGATATGTTCGATCATAATTTTGTGTTCCTGAACCAAAAAACAGATTAA
- a CDS encoding alpha-L-rhamnosidase (product_source=KO:K05989; cleavage_site_network=SignalP-noTM; ko=KO:K05989; pfam=PF05592,PF08531,PF17389,PF17390; superfamily=48208,49785) — protein MNLRFLQVTALFFTLAPISKTFAQSLTALKTEYLVNPIGLDNPKPRFTWQMNDASQGAKQTAYRLLVDTDSASLIKTSAKLWNTGWVKSDHNLVIYSGQSLKPFTKYFWRVDIADGSQKKSNKVYIASFETGMMKMENWQSAWISDNENTKLKPAPYFRNTFTTTKKIRSARAYIAAAGLYELSINGKKIGNHRMDPMYTRFDRRTLYVTYDVTKAISKGKNAIGVLLGNGWYNHQSTAVWYFDRAPWRNRPTFCLDVRITYEDGTTETIKSGKEWKTALSPIIFNSIYTAEHYDARLEKAGWNTPDFDDTDWKNVMYRSAPSKNIVAQAMHPIRNVEEIASKSLRKFNDTTYLFDLGRNISGVSKITVSGPAGTVIKLKHGERLYTNGHVDISNIDAHYRPTDNTDPFQTDILILNGKGEQSFMPHFNYKGFQYIEVSSSAPIQLKKEDLVGYFMHSDVPIVGDVKSSEPIINKIYYATNNSYLSNLFGYPTDCPQREKNGWTGDAQIAIETGLYGFDGITIYEKWLADHRDEQQPNGVLPSIIPTDGWGYEWGNGPDWTSTIAIIPWNVYLFYGDKKLLADCYGNIRKYVNHIDETYPTGLTSWGLGDWIPVKSKSPVELTSTCYYYADVLILAKAAKILGKNDDYEKYTALAKKIKDAFNAKYLNKEKGIYGSGVQTEMSAPLYWKIVPEESVVLVAQNLAKRVEADGFHLDVGLLGTKAILNALSENGYSDIAYKVAAQKTYPSWGWWMENGATTLYENWPIDAKSDISMNHIMFGEIGAWLYKSPGGIKPDEKQPGFKHVILDPHIMAGLNSFEASHIGPYGKIISAWKRVDNGIRYDITIPANSTATVNLPLTRGMDNYINGKINNIGKIDLAAGKYVIEHKARK, from the coding sequence ATGAACCTCAGATTTCTTCAGGTAACTGCTTTATTTTTTACCCTTGCTCCTATTTCCAAAACATTTGCTCAATCGCTTACCGCTTTAAAAACCGAATATTTGGTTAACCCGATCGGCTTAGATAATCCAAAGCCGCGTTTTACATGGCAAATGAACGATGCCAGCCAGGGAGCTAAACAAACAGCCTACCGCCTTCTGGTAGATACCGATTCGGCTTCGCTTATTAAAACCAGTGCAAAACTTTGGAATACAGGCTGGGTTAAATCTGATCATAACCTGGTTATTTATTCGGGCCAGTCACTAAAACCTTTTACTAAATATTTTTGGAGGGTTGATATTGCTGATGGAAGCCAAAAGAAATCAAACAAAGTGTATATCGCCAGCTTCGAAACCGGGATGATGAAAATGGAAAACTGGCAAAGCGCCTGGATTTCGGATAATGAAAATACCAAGCTTAAACCTGCACCCTATTTCCGGAACACCTTTACCACAACTAAAAAAATCAGATCGGCCAGGGCTTACATCGCAGCAGCTGGCTTGTACGAACTCTCCATCAACGGCAAAAAAATTGGCAACCACCGCATGGACCCGATGTATACCCGTTTTGATAGACGAACGTTATACGTTACCTACGATGTAACCAAGGCCATCAGCAAAGGCAAAAATGCTATTGGCGTACTGTTAGGCAATGGTTGGTACAACCACCAATCGACCGCAGTTTGGTATTTCGACCGTGCCCCCTGGCGCAACAGGCCAACTTTTTGTCTTGATGTGCGCATCACTTATGAAGATGGCACAACCGAAACCATTAAATCGGGCAAGGAATGGAAAACAGCTTTAAGTCCGATTATTTTTAATAGTATTTATACCGCAGAACATTACGATGCCCGCCTGGAAAAAGCAGGCTGGAACACGCCAGATTTTGACGATACAGATTGGAAAAATGTGATGTACCGTTCAGCACCATCTAAAAATATTGTTGCACAGGCCATGCACCCTATCCGCAATGTTGAAGAAATAGCAAGCAAAAGTTTAAGAAAGTTTAACGACACCACTTATCTATTCGATCTGGGCAGGAATATTTCAGGCGTGAGCAAAATCACGGTAAGCGGACCGGCAGGAACTGTTATAAAACTGAAACATGGCGAGCGTTTATATACCAACGGACACGTAGACATTTCCAATATTGATGCCCATTACCGGCCAACTGATAATACTGATCCTTTCCAAACCGATATTTTGATTTTAAACGGAAAAGGTGAACAAAGTTTTATGCCGCATTTCAATTATAAGGGTTTTCAATATATAGAAGTGAGTAGCTCCGCTCCCATCCAATTAAAAAAAGAAGATCTGGTAGGCTATTTTATGCATAGCGATGTGCCAATTGTTGGCGATGTTAAATCTTCAGAACCGATCATCAATAAAATCTATTACGCTACCAATAATTCTTACCTGTCAAATCTTTTTGGTTATCCTACAGACTGTCCGCAGAGAGAGAAGAATGGCTGGACAGGCGACGCACAGATTGCGATAGAAACTGGTCTTTATGGCTTTGACGGCATTACCATTTACGAAAAATGGCTCGCCGATCACCGTGATGAACAACAACCAAATGGCGTTTTACCTTCCATTATCCCTACCGATGGCTGGGGTTACGAATGGGGTAACGGACCCGATTGGACCAGTACAATTGCCATTATCCCGTGGAATGTTTACCTGTTTTATGGAGACAAAAAATTGCTTGCCGATTGTTATGGAAATATTAGAAAATACGTTAACCACATTGATGAAACCTATCCAACTGGTTTAACTTCCTGGGGTTTAGGCGATTGGATCCCAGTAAAATCTAAATCTCCTGTTGAGCTTACCTCTACCTGTTATTATTATGCTGATGTGCTTATTTTGGCCAAGGCAGCAAAAATTTTAGGTAAAAACGATGACTATGAAAAGTATACAGCTTTGGCTAAAAAAATTAAAGATGCTTTCAATGCGAAGTATCTGAATAAAGAAAAGGGGATTTATGGTTCTGGCGTACAGACCGAAATGAGTGCTCCGCTTTACTGGAAAATTGTTCCTGAAGAATCGGTTGTCTTAGTCGCCCAAAATTTAGCCAAACGCGTAGAAGCCGATGGTTTCCACTTAGATGTTGGATTATTGGGTACAAAAGCCATTTTAAATGCACTGAGTGAAAATGGTTACAGCGATATTGCCTACAAAGTTGCCGCTCAAAAAACCTATCCAAGCTGGGGCTGGTGGATGGAAAACGGAGCCACCACCTTATACGAGAACTGGCCCATTGATGCAAAATCGGATATATCGATGAACCACATTATGTTCGGGGAAATTGGTGCCTGGTTATATAAATCTCCTGGTGGCATCAAACCAGATGAAAAACAGCCCGGCTTTAAACATGTGATATTGGATCCGCACATTATGGCAGGCCTAAATTCCTTTGAGGCTAGCCATATTGGTCCATATGGTAAAATTATAAGTGCATGGAAAAGAGTTGATAACGGAATCAGGTACGATATTACCATTCCTGCAAATTCTACAGCCACTGTTAACCTCCCACTTACGCGTGGCATGGATAATTATATAAATGGGAAGATAAACAACATTGGGAAGATAGATTTAGCAGCTGGTAAATATGTAATTGAACATAAAGCCCGAAAATAA
- a CDS encoding carbon monoxide dehydrogenase subunit G (product_source=COG3427; cog=COG3427; superfamily=55961) → MTVIESAVEVNKPVTEVYAFLSNMNNHQQLMPENIYNWESTEDDARFTIQNMAKLAIKISSRIENQEITAIPSEKAPFDVELKWTVADNGNGTTTAKHIISADLNMMMKMLASGPLQKLADHQTEKLKEILG, encoded by the coding sequence ATGACTGTTATTGAAAGCGCAGTAGAGGTAAATAAACCAGTTACAGAGGTTTATGCATTTCTATCCAATATGAACAATCATCAGCAACTGATGCCAGAAAATATCTATAACTGGGAATCTACTGAGGATGATGCACGTTTTACCATCCAAAATATGGCAAAATTGGCCATTAAGATTTCAAGCCGTATCGAAAATCAGGAGATAACAGCAATTCCGAGTGAAAAGGCACCTTTTGATGTAGAGTTAAAGTGGACTGTAGCAGATAACGGAAACGGAACAACTACAGCTAAACACATTATTTCAGCAGATTTGAACATGATGATGAAAATGCTGGCATCTGGTCCACTACAAAAACTGGCCGATCACCAAACGGAAAAACTGAAAGAAATATTAGGGTAA
- a CDS encoding orotate phosphoribosyltransferase (product_source=KO:K00762; cath_funfam=3.40.50.2020; cog=COG0461; ko=KO:K00762; pfam=PF00156; superfamily=53271; tigrfam=TIGR00336), protein MYNKSDIELKVAEFLLQIKAIKLQPNNPFTWASGWKSPIYCDNRITLSHPQVRTYIRQKLAQAIQEEFGSVDVIAGVATAGIPQGVLVAQELGLPFIYVRAKAKEHGTGSLIEGEVVEGQRVVVIEDLISTGKSSLQAVDALRTAGLSVAGLAAIFTYGFEKADENFAAAKCRYLTLSNYAALIDYAAEHSIIAKSDMELLGKWRLNPSEWGQGQVLNPES, encoded by the coding sequence ATGTATAATAAAAGTGATATTGAATTAAAGGTAGCGGAATTTTTATTACAGATAAAAGCAATCAAATTACAACCAAATAATCCTTTTACCTGGGCATCTGGTTGGAAATCGCCAATTTATTGCGACAACAGAATTACCCTTTCCCACCCTCAGGTTAGAACTTACATCCGCCAGAAACTTGCACAGGCCATTCAGGAAGAGTTTGGCTCGGTAGATGTTATCGCCGGTGTTGCAACTGCTGGAATCCCTCAAGGTGTTTTAGTAGCTCAGGAACTTGGTTTACCTTTTATCTATGTAAGAGCGAAGGCTAAAGAACACGGTACTGGAAGTTTAATTGAAGGCGAAGTGGTAGAAGGTCAACGTGTGGTCGTTATCGAAGATTTAATTTCAACCGGAAAAAGCAGCCTACAAGCTGTTGATGCATTAAGAACTGCAGGTTTATCGGTAGCCGGTTTAGCGGCAATTTTCACTTATGGTTTCGAAAAAGCAGACGAAAATTTCGCAGCTGCAAAATGTCGTTACTTAACTTTATCAAACTATGCTGCTTTAATCGATTATGCTGCAGAGCACAGCATTATTGCCAAAAGTGATATGGAATTATTAGGCAAATGGCGTTTAAACCCTTCAGAATGGGGGCAAGGACAAGTTTTGAATCCGGAGTCTTAA
- a CDS encoding AraC-like DNA-binding protein (product_source=COG2207; cath_funfam=1.10.10.60; cog=COG2207; pfam=PF12833; smart=SM00342; superfamily=46689): MEFKQFLPSDPLKPYIRHYYIFKSDADSAFEDVVFPSGDMEVIFNLGNGSWESLVNNAFKKTPKIELWGQITKPLAIRSVGKHAMLGIKFYTHSASYFFNDQMGVFNDSITDLRDVIGASADVLYQKLLETESEQKRINLLEAFLLKRLINHEKKSFHINKVADILNSILKDASGSNITYIASRHNITTRYLQRLLHQHTGLSPKSYDKINRFQQSLKMVSKNEEPLTNIAYACGYFDQSHFIRDFKSFTGLTPSSYLDNLTPVNQLLFP; the protein is encoded by the coding sequence ATGGAATTTAAACAGTTTTTACCTTCAGATCCCTTAAAACCTTATATCAGGCATTATTATATTTTCAAGTCGGATGCTGATTCGGCTTTTGAGGATGTGGTATTTCCCAGTGGGGATATGGAGGTAATCTTTAATCTGGGGAATGGCAGTTGGGAATCGCTTGTAAACAATGCTTTTAAGAAAACACCGAAAATTGAACTTTGGGGGCAGATTACAAAGCCGCTTGCTATCCGATCGGTAGGTAAACATGCTATGCTTGGGATCAAATTTTATACACACTCGGCATCATACTTTTTTAATGATCAGATGGGGGTTTTTAACGATTCGATTACCGATCTTCGGGATGTGATCGGAGCAAGTGCAGATGTGCTTTATCAAAAACTATTGGAAACTGAGAGTGAACAAAAAAGGATCAATCTTTTAGAGGCATTTTTGTTGAAAAGACTGATCAATCATGAAAAGAAATCCTTTCATATCAATAAGGTAGCCGATATCTTAAATAGTATCCTAAAAGATGCTTCGGGAAGCAATATTACCTATATCGCATCAAGGCATAATATTACTACGCGTTATTTGCAACGGTTACTGCACCAGCATACCGGGCTTTCACCAAAATCTTACGATAAAATTAACCGTTTTCAGCAGAGTTTAAAGATGGTTTCAAAAAATGAGGAGCCACTTACCAATATTGCTTATGCCTGCGGATATTTTGATCAATCGCATTTTATAAGAGACTTCAAATCCTTTACCGGACTTACTCCTTCGAGTTACCTGGATAACCTTACTCCGGTAAACCAGCTGCTTTTTCCATAA
- a CDS encoding 2-methylisocitrate lyase-like PEP mutase family enzyme (product_source=COG2513; cath_funfam=3.20.20.60; cog=COG2513; pfam=PF13714; superfamily=51621): protein MNSFETFKHLHKNTAPLLIGNVWDVKSAEIFQTNGFRAIGISSQAISNALGYPDGENLPFDELLRIAKRITDVVDIPLTVDMEAGYSRNLQGILENVEELHDCGAVGINLEDTLPGEKRSLVPAASFAETVATVAGHIKRKKLNIFLNIRTDAFLLGLPNALAETKKRIKFYQEAGADGIFVPCITDSGDIAAVVQSTSLPINVMCMPDLPGFKALESLGVKRISMGGFFFNKIYDHAGLLARKIWAEQEFSAIFY, encoded by the coding sequence ATGAATTCTTTTGAAACATTTAAACATCTGCACAAAAATACCGCCCCACTTTTGATTGGGAATGTATGGGATGTAAAAAGTGCAGAAATCTTTCAAACCAATGGTTTTAGGGCCATCGGCATTTCCAGTCAGGCCATTTCGAATGCCTTGGGTTACCCAGATGGAGAAAATCTGCCCTTTGATGAGTTGCTCCGTATAGCAAAGCGCATTACCGATGTGGTTGATATTCCACTTACCGTTGATATGGAGGCTGGGTATAGCCGCAACCTACAAGGCATTTTGGAAAATGTAGAAGAACTGCACGATTGTGGCGCAGTGGGAATTAACCTCGAAGATACGTTACCGGGCGAAAAGAGAAGTTTGGTGCCAGCAGCTTCATTTGCCGAAACAGTGGCTACGGTGGCAGGGCACATCAAGAGAAAGAAACTGAATATCTTTCTGAATATAAGGACGGATGCTTTTCTTCTGGGATTGCCAAACGCTTTAGCGGAAACCAAAAAACGCATTAAATTTTATCAGGAAGCTGGAGCAGATGGGATTTTTGTGCCTTGCATTACCGATAGTGGTGATATTGCTGCTGTAGTTCAGTCTACTTCACTTCCCATCAATGTAATGTGCATGCCCGATCTTCCAGGATTTAAAGCATTGGAATCGCTTGGGGTTAAGCGTATTAGCATGGGTGGATTCTTCTTCAATAAAATATATGATCATGCAGGCCTGCTCGCTAGAAAAATATGGGCAGAACAAGAATTTTCGGCCATTTTTTATTAA
- a CDS encoding uncharacterized protein (TIGR02246 family) (product_source=TIGR02246; cath_funfam=3.10.450.50; cog=COG4319; pfam=PF14534; superfamily=54427; tigrfam=TIGR02246) — protein MNLPKRAEDAHSTLAAAFNTGDVATVLNMYDSSGIIVPEPGKPVSGKAQFEEAIKAILAIKGTMEIKTVYCMQAGNLAIGRSEWKITDGEEVKVSAKGIELMKQSEDGTWKIVIDHAFGAEVDLIA, from the coding sequence ATGAATTTACCAAAAAGAGCAGAAGATGCTCACTCAACACTAGCTGCTGCATTTAACACAGGAGACGTAGCAACTGTACTCAATATGTACGATTCATCTGGCATTATTGTTCCCGAACCTGGGAAACCTGTATCGGGCAAAGCACAATTTGAAGAAGCCATTAAAGCCATTCTTGCCATTAAGGGCACAATGGAAATTAAAACGGTGTACTGTATGCAAGCGGGAAATCTCGCTATAGGAAGGTCGGAATGGAAGATCACAGATGGCGAAGAAGTGAAGGTTAGCGCAAAAGGCATCGAATTAATGAAGCAAAGCGAAGACGGTACCTGGAAAATTGTTATCGATCATGCTTTTGGGGCGGAAGTAGACCTGATCGCTTAG